One Primulina huaijiensis isolate GDHJ02 chromosome 5, ASM1229523v2, whole genome shotgun sequence DNA segment encodes these proteins:
- the LOC140977673 gene encoding uncharacterized protein: MIMELEELDELRIQAYNALLLQKQKIARIYNKRVNKKSFNEGEIVWKAILPLGTKDREMGKWSPNWEGPFKVHKVLDGNAYWFSSLDGHPHKRCINGKYLKPYFPSMREEVEKTSE; the protein is encoded by the coding sequence ATGATCATGGAGTTAGAAGAATTGGATGAACTGAGAATCCAAGCGTACAATGCTCTGTTGCTACAGAAACAGAAAATTGCGAGAATCTACAACAAAAGAGTTAATAAGAAAAGCTTCAATGAAGGGGAGATAGTGTGGAAGGCTATACTGCCTTTAGGAACAAAGGATAGAGAGATGGGCAAATGGTCTCCCAATTGGGAGGGACCATTCAAAGTACATAAAGTGTTAGACGGAAATGCATATTGGTTTTCAAGTTTAGATGGACATCCACACAAAAGATGCATAAATGGCAAGTATCTCAAGCCATATTTTCCAAGTATGAGGGAAGAAGTAGAAAAAACCAGCGAATAA
- the LOC140977891 gene encoding cytochrome P450 78A7-like, whose protein sequence is MAMEDSIWGIYTLLAFIGSETLLDQYLICSLALCFLSLYLLTWAFTPGGVAWKNGRNRNGAVPIPGPRGLPVFGSLFTLSRGLAHRSLAAMAATHRAKELMAFSLGSTPAVVASDPVVAKEILTSAHFADRPIKQSARSLMFSRAIGFAPNGTYWRFLRRIASSHLFAPRRIAAHEPGRQLDCETMLENVSTEQTLNGSVCLRKHLKAAALNNIMGSVFGKSYHSAQDTEEFRELNEMVREGFELLGAFNWSDHLPWISYIYDPSRIVARCEVLVPRVRKLVKGIVEEHMVKCQSKDVADTADFVDVLLSLDGNEKLGEDDMIAVLWEMIFRGTDTTALLTEWIMAELVLHPEVQQKLREELDDAEQCQRGGITDANVATLPYLQAVVKEALRVHPPGPLLSWARLSTSDVHLSNGMVIPANTTAMVNMWAITHDAAVFENPLEFKPERFVPAMGGAEIDLRGGDLRLAPFGAGRRVCPGKNLGLTTVALWVAKLVHQFEWAAEEANPVELSEVLKLSCEMKYPLSAVAKKRNVGSN, encoded by the exons ATGGCAATGGAAGATTCGATCTGGGGGATTTACACTCTTTTAGCTTTTATAGGTTCCGAAACCCTTCTTGATCAGTATCTAATATGTTCTCTAGCTCTGTGTTTTCTGTCTCTTTATCTTCTCACATGGGCCTTTACGCCCGGTGGAGTTGCGTGGAAGAATGGGAGGAACAGAAATGGCGCCGTCCCGATTCCCGGGCCGCGCGGGCTTCCTGTTTTCGGGAGCTTATTCACTCTAAGCCGGGGGTTGGCTCACCGTTCTTTAGCTGCCATGGCTGCGACTCATAGAGCTAAGGAGCTTATGGCTTTCAGCCTCGGCTCCACTCCGGCGGTTGTGGCGTCCGACCCTGTTGTGGCTAAAGAAATCCTGACCTCTGCCCACTTCGCTGACCGTCCGATCAAGCAGTCGGCTCGGAGCCTCATGTTCAGCCGGGCCATCGGCTTCGCTCCCAACGGCACTTATTGGCGATTTCTCCGCCGCATCGCCTCGTCCCACCTCTTCGCTCCACGGAGGATTGCAGCGCATGAACCAGGCCGCCAGCTCGATTGCGAAACCATGTTGGAAAATGTCTCCACCGAGCAAACCCTAAACGGCAGCGTATGTTTGAGGAAACATTTGAAGGCAGCTGCTTTGAACAACATAATGGGCAGCGTTTTCGGTAAGAGTTACCACTCTGCGCAGGATACCGAAGAGTTCAGGGAGCTCAATGAAATGGTGAGAGAAGGGTTCGAGTTATTGGGCGCTTTCAATTGGTCCGATCAtcttccatggatttcgtaTATATACGACCCTTCACGAATCGTCGCACGCTGCGAAGTCCTCGTACCCCGCGTCAGGAAACTAGTGAAAGGCATTGTTGAAGAACATATGGTCAAATGTCAATCTAAAGATGTTGCTGATACTGCTGATTTCGTCGATGTTTTGCTATCTTTGGATGGTAACGAGAAGCTTGGTGAAGATGACATGATCGCCGTTTTGTGG GAAATGATTTTCAGAGGAACGGATACGACAGCTTTATTGACTGAATGGATAATGGCGGAGCTGGTGTTGCACCCTGAGGTACAACAgaagctgcgggaggagcttgATGACGCTGAGCAGTGCCAACGTGGCGGGATAACGGATGCCAACGTAGCGACGCTGCCGTATCTTCAGGCGGTGGTGAAGGAGGCGTTAAGGGTTCACCCCCCGGGGCCGCTGCTTTCCTGGGCCCGTCTCTCCACGTCGGACGTGCACCTCTCCAACGGCATGGTGATCCCCGCCAACACCACTGCTATGGTCAACATGTGGGCCATAACTCATGACGCCGCAGTGTTCGAGAACCCTCTCGAATTCAAACCGGAGAGGTTCGTCCCGGCGATGGGCGGGGCCGAAATCGACCTCCGCGGCGGTGATCTGAGGCTGGCGCCCTTCGGCGCCGGGAGAAGGGTCTGTCCGGGAAAGAACCTGGGCCTGACCACGGTGGCTCTGTGGGTGGCGAAGCTGGTACACCAGTTCGAGTGGGCTGCGGAGGAGGCCAATCCGGTGGAGTTAAGTGAGGTGCTGAAGCTATCGTGTGAGATGAAGTATCCTTTGTCCGCTGTTGCCAAGAAAAGGAATGTTGGATCAAATTAA